In the Salvia miltiorrhiza cultivar Shanhuang (shh) chromosome 8, IMPLAD_Smil_shh, whole genome shotgun sequence genome, CAACAGCGTAGTTGAGCAgagccatcatctgctctgtCAACACGAAGTTTATCGGTCCACCACCAGATGTGGGGGCCAGGCCTTGCAAATCTGATCCCGgggtcaccagagcagatctcagGGTGGTAACATTCTGACCCGTCAGCGGCGTAGCAGAAACATTGTGAAAAcccggcggcgtggtgaagACGGTGCTAGCTTGCAGACCGTTAAACAGCGAGGTAAGAACCTCAGTGGTATGCGCAGCGGAGCTAAGGACAGCGTTGTCAAACTCCTTTTCAAGAGTGCGGTGAGCATCCGAAGAACCCATAGTACCTACACAGGGAAAATGTGACAAAATATTTCGAGAAAAAGAAACAGATCAGACCGTTCGCTATCAGAGAAACACGAAATGTAGAATGCCCCGATCACTGGCACGAAGGCCATTGGGAGATCCCATGAGAAACACCCCCGcgcactgggaaataaacccaggacaCGATTTAAAACGTGAGCAAAGAGAACGATGGAGATTTTCCATAGATTCAGAGTCAAACTCGTAAGAGAGAACGTATTATCCAGTAAAATGACCGTGAAAAcctaaaaaacacaaaaacagagtaCCAATCAACAGATTGTTAGCGAAATACGTTAGATTCATgagaaaaacataaattatgcGAGAAAACATTATCACCATACGCAATTATCATGATTACGTAAGATAATCACAAATTAACACCCGATCCTCAACTTCGCCACCTTCCCGACATGCAAATGCAaggaaaaacgtaaaaaattaCAGATCTTAAAGATTCGTAGATAGATCAGCATGAACAACACGATTATCAGTCCAAATTCATTTGGGTAATCAGATCATCGGCTCAATCGGAGCCTGCGCACGCAAATCCGACAGGAATTACGGATCTGCATGCGCAGGCGGTCGAAACTCACGTCCTAGCCCagttttcccacagacggcgccagttggtgaattaTAATCGAACGTATACAGATTTAACCGGTGATTTGTTGTCGAATTAcaaattatacctagtgttatTTGGAAAATCGAGAGAGAAAAACAAAGTTGAGAGCACGAAAGTCTGATTGCTATAGTATTGCAAGTGAAGATAGCGTAGTTTACAAAGTGCGTATGCAtgactatttatagattacaagctaagggcaaaatagtaaattcattgCTAAAACATGCGCCCCGTGTGGTCgaggatataatagtaaatttgcCCTTAGTCAGGAGATTTCTccgctcttttggtgatttctctggcgggggtgacttctctgacagAGGTCATTTCTCTAATGAAGACCGTTCCTCCGACAAGGCCCGTTCCTCTGACCAAGACCGTTTCTCTGACggcatccgttcctctggcgaggtccgtttCCCTGATAAAGGTCATTcatctgctctgcatatattactcttCATCAGCTGGTTTGATCATTAATTGATGTTATGTACATCTTCATCCtaatttttcataaggaataGTTTTTCCCGTTATTATCCAAGGTAGGAGGACGAATCGAAACATTAAACATATTCATTGGTGGTAATTTTGCAAAGAGGAACGTTTCTTAGTTCGTCAagaacctgctctgataccaattgacaCTACACCAAAAACGTGCATACATAAATGATATTTATAcgttatctatactattatacataacggtcatccataaataaataacgcttgcaaatccgttatctataggcCTTTTACATAACGTTTCGGACCGTAATGAAAATTGATATTTGTCCGTTATCTATATCGATATACATAACGAcagtttttaaataaataacgttGGAATTTTTGTTATGTTTAAGGATTATACATAACGTGTCCGACCGTTATGAAAGTTTAaatttcaccgttatgtatacatatatacataacaattttttatatataagtaaCGTGGataatccgttatctataagtGTTATAGATAACGTTTCCAACCATCATGAAAGTTTGATATTCACCACTATGTATACAGATATGCATAACAGTTTTTCGATATTAATAACGTTTTGTAAGCGTTATGTGTACGTGTTATACATAACGCTTTCGTCCGTAattaaattttctatttatctgttatctatttatttatacataacTGTTGTTTTTTTATATACATTACACTTTCTGCGTGATCTTTGAATTTTACAATAACGTCAAATTGTTGTTTAGATTACTCTTTTTTACGTTATGTTTGCTTTTATACATAACGGTTGTAGCcgttatgcatatttttttaattttccttaTGTATGCTATAGATAgcttttaattataattctaatacaacaaaataataaaaaccaTCCATTAATCATGCCATATACCATCCGAAATATTTATACAATCACCATTCGAAATATTCATACAATCACCATCCAAAATAGAGTTAACAAAAACACATGTTCTATCAATCGTGTGTGCAAACAAAGTTTACAAAATGATGCAACTAGCTTGATAGATAGCCATCTCGATCCAAATAACCTTTCTCCTGCCACGTCTCTTTTTCACTTCATGTAAAGCATCTGTAGGATAATACAACGTTAACAGCACTTATCAGAAACAAAAAACACAAGTTTGCAGCCACACCGCAAAGTGACGAATGATAAAGCATTCAATAACTTGAAAGCTAAACCAAGCGAAGACCATTCAATCTCCCAAAACCAAAAAAGTAAGGAGGCATTCCAACTCCCCCGAGCCCAATACATCATAATCATTTCCCTAAAAAAATGAACAGAATAATTAAACTTTAAACGTACCTATCCATCCAATGCATGCTTTATCACACATGTTGCTCATTTTTCACGGACAATATTCAAGTAGTTTAAAGTAGTAACTCCTTTAAACTATGAATACAAACAAGATCaccaatatattttattaataactACTAATATATGTTTAGACAatattcaagtatatatatttaaggattaattgcatgaaaatacacgaactttagtcgcaatttcattttgcacatgacttttgaaacttacattttaaatcatgaactttACATTCGTTCcaaattttccttaaaattgagctcTGGCACCGGAGAGGCTGATGTGGCGCCTATGTGGCAACAGGGCATGTGCCATTTAAACAGCCGGAAGTTTGCAGACatggaaacgacgtcgttttgtaaaACGACGCCATTTAAACAGCCGGAAGTTTTTCTCTTCTTAAACCGCAACCGCATCTACACCACAATTGATGGAAACAGTTCACGCCGCCTTGACATCATTACAACGAGCTCTGAAAAAATCAGAAGTCGTCGCCGGCCGCGGCAGCAGCAAAGAGGCTAGATTTTAATGCTAAGATTGTTGTTGCTGCTTCAATTACTGATTTTAATGCTAAGACCGTCCAAAAATCAACCGAAAACCACTACAACATCAGCGCCAGAGTTTGGATTCAGAATGACGATACTCCTCTCACTCCCAAAATTCAGAGCAGTTACCTATTCCTTCTAATTTCCGGCAAGGTTTCACGCAGCCAATCCCCCATTTTCTCCTCTAATTTCCAGAATCAAAATCGGCGATACTTCtcttcaaaattaaaatcacaCGCCCACACTAATACGACGCACAGTTCACGCCGTCGATTCCCCTTTTCTCCTCCTTTGACGGCGGAGAGCGCCGCTGCTAATGGCTGAGATTGAGGGAGCTAGGGTTTTCGATTTGGGGATTGATAAACGCGAtattaaaacgacgtcgttttgtgccACGTCGTTTGAATTAATGACGTGTCACATACGCGTGGCATGTTTGAAGACACGTCATCTTTCCGGCTGTCGgagctcaattttaaggaaaatttggaacaaatgcaaagttcatgattaaaaatgtaagtttcaaaagtcatgtgcaaaatgaaattgcgactaaagttcgtgtattttcatgcaattaaccatATATTTAATACCAGTGATGACAAGTGAAAAGTAGAGGCTGCTGCATTTTGAAACCCTTCGATAATATCTCTCATAAACCTCATCTCAAAATAACCACATTGCTTGTCATCAGGTTGTGTAGGACCCTATAATTATTACAGAAATAAAATGGTTAGGCTGCATTTTACCAACTATCCAACAAAAACATGATTCTAAGCATTTTACCAACTATCCAACAAAAACATGATTCTAATTTATATAACGTTAACATGAACATCAAATAAACTGCCCAAAACTGATCAGTAAATTAAGCATACATACCTTTATAACTTCCCAAGTtgcttttttcattttctttcatttttttgcaGTGACCATACTTATCGCACTTGAAAGGAATTTATATAAAGTTAACATTaacatcaaataaaataaaagtgatgATTAATTAGTTGTATAATTCAAAACTTACGTGTCGACGACAGACTTCCATATGATGTCCTTATTACGATGACTGATACGATCCATTAGAAAagcttttattttatgttagaaATTATGGTCGTGATCACTTAACATAATTGTGGGCATGACTCAACATAATTGTGTTGTAGTTGAATTGGCATGAATGTTTCCTTATAActcaacataatttaaaattatttcatttttaatcaTTAAAATTAACTATAgtttatttaaatacaaatttgaaaatattttttttatacttttatttttagataaacatgtatttgtttttttttaaaaaatagatattatggtttttaaaaaattatacaaaattggaaaaaatgaaaaaaaattcttttaaccgttaattaaatttctaatctgaaaattaataataatttttatatttaatacattaaaatgataatttaaaatatttttttcttatttttaatgtttAGATAAACAAGTTTTtgattaagaaaatatatatattatggtttaaaaaaaaaaattgatgcacatacataacagtCCTCGTAACGGACGGAATAACCGTTGTCAAAAAcactcatatataacggttttCCTAACGCTTACATTGTTGTCATAAAAGACTCGCTTATAGATAACGTTTCGCATAACGGTTCAGGCTTAGCGTTACGTATCCATGTTCTTATATAACATTTTCGTAACGGTAGAAATAACTGTTATAATAGCCGCACATATATAACGCTTTTCGTAACGGTTCCGGAGTACCGTTATCTTTGTGACTAATAGATAACACTAATACATAACGCATTACTTAAAATCGTTATCTATgcagtgttatgtatgtgcgtTTTTGGCGTAGTGTGAAAGAGTTTAGTGTCCCAAATTACCACAAGTAACACTGTGTAGTTCGTAAGAGTAATGTTAGCGGGAATGTTCATAACATTCAAGCCAACATGCAACGGATATTTAAACAACACACAAGATACTTTTTAACGGGTTATATAAATACAGCTCGTGAGTGTCTCATGGCTAAATTCACTATGATCATCAACATTACACAATACATAATAAGATCTTTCCGGTGATCAACCTTTACAGATTGGTTGCCTAAGATTAATCCACCTATGTATAAACTGTACTAGAATGTTGACTCAACACATAAAGCTAACAGTCTAAAAATCTAATATTAACCGGACAAAAATCAGTCTGCTATGCTCCAATGTCCTCGATTTTCAATCCTTGCCCTTGACCTCCTGTCAATACAGAGTAAGCCATTACAGATTGGCTGCTTAAGACTCCTCCGTCAAAGCAAGACTTGAAGAACTGATGTCATGTTTGTAGCAAGACAAAatgacgagttggttgtgagcGAATGTTAGATCGGTGAAAATGCACTCCCAAAACGTAAGAATGAGAGAGtcttcttgctgcttttataaACTTCCAAGTGATGGTTAGTTTGAACCACTTCCCACTTTCAGAAGCTTCCTATAACCGCTACAATTACTCTCTAAAAACTGTCAGTCGACCAGCCACAAATGTTGGTTGAAAAGATCATAGGtcctgaaaaataaaaataaactacCTACTACTTTGGGCTATAATTAACCACCATTCCACTTATTGAAAACGTGGTCAACTGCCACAAAATatttattccacaaccaaagaataataaaacgtaaaaggaaggtaaagattaattATGTACAgttaccaatggagagtcaaagttcAGCTTCAAAGCCGACTCCAAAATGTTGGTTGATTCCAGAAGTGTTGACAACAgaaatgttatcaacattcaacATAATATTGTCGGAGTCAACGTTGACTTAAATATTAACAATAAACTATATACTAATAACAAAATATTAAGaaattttatatatctatataccaattttataaattgagagagtaatcgaaaaattaattttctccGTCCCAATGATAataacttgtttttttttttttttgtctgtcTTATTGATAATGATCTTCTTCAAAATTAACACTTATTTTACATTATAAATTTACTTTACACCTTATCCTTAAAAGTGATCACTACTTACTTTACTATCTAAAATAATTTCCCTATAATTTTTAGGCTCAGCTAAAGTAAATCATTATGAAGGGCAGGGAATTGTAAattaacttttttcttaaacacgattttcaaatatttatggTGAAGAAACACAAATTGTCTATCCGGGTAGGGGCTGACAAGCTGGTCAGGTAAAATGTTTGAGAGTGAATCTTAACTAGGGCTGAGCATAGAACcgaccgaaccgaaaaaaccgaccgaaccgatcatttctggttcggttcggttttagaaTTTCtggttatcggttcggttcggtttttatacTTAAAAACCGATCATTATCGGTTCGGTTGTCGGTTTTTTAGTTTTGGTTCGGttatgaaccgaaccgaaccgattatgatatatatatataatatattattaattatattatttaatttaatttaatatactaAATGGTAGTAGAAACTAGAAACCCTAAATCTATTCATTTCTCATTTTCTGGGCTTGAATTAGAAACATCCGCCGCCTTCCTTTTTCTCTAGCCTTGGCAGTCGCATAGCAGCCTTCCTTCCTCCCCCCTCAACTGCAGCGCCGCGCCGGGCGCCACCACTCATCCCCGCCGGCGACTAGCAGTAGGCCAGCGCGGCCGCGCAGGAGCCCACTTGGGCCACGCtgacgcagcagcagcagaccggCGCCACTCCCAGCTTCTCCTCCGACGCTCTTCTCACCCTTCGCTACTTCTCCCACCCTTCTCCCCCTCGCCGCCAACAGCAGCGGCGACGAACGACAGCGCCACCATCTGTGCCTTGACTTTCCCTATTCGTCGATGCAGCACAGTGCGGCTCGGCCTCCCCTCTTCGCCGACACAGCACAACACAACAGCGACGAACAACCTCCGCCCTCTCTTTCCCCCTTCTCGTCAGTCGGTTCGAAAAACCgaccgaaaccgatcggtttttgATGGTTCGGTTTAGATCGGTTTTCGAACCAATATCGGTTCGGCTCGGTTTATACAATGGAACATttggttcggtttcggttatgGAAAAGGcgatcggttcggttcggttttgaaccgatgctcacccctaattcTTAACTTTATATAACACTAAAGAAACCATTATATATTCAATGAAACACAAtataggagtataatttatttttatgaaaaccCAATAAAAAAGTCGTCGTGTTTGTGAATACGTTGGGAGTAATTTTTAAAGAAACCATTAACAACAAAGAAACCATCATGCAAAAGTTATTTAAGACTAATTAACAATTCATCAGAACAAATTAATTGGATAGCCcgctctttttctttttttgtttttcgatCCGGGCCTAGACTCCTCCACTCTGTCGATGAGTAAAAGATATAGGGTTTTTGTTGAATAATTTGAGGTGATTGCTATTTGCTACCTAGTCAGTTgactttagttttttttttcccccgGAAATGAataggtgatttttttttttctaaaaatttagaaatttttATTGCAATGTGTAATCCACTGGGCACTGGAATATATAATTAGAAAGAATTTGATGATATTTGGAGTGTCTCCACAGGACAAAAGAAATGGTGGGTGTTGATGAACTTTCTCCCTATGATTCTAAATCAGTGATATTCTATTAGTACGTGATAAGGCTAAAATAATGTCGAGGGGCAACTTGATCGCAAAACTAGTAAAGCACTTCAAAATTCTCCTTTCTGTTTTAAGGCCATTCGGCAATTCTATTGACTTGGTTTTGTGTCATGAACTTGGCAATCAACTAATCACGATAGTGTTAAAGTCATAAACACTTTAATGAAATCcgaattaattaactattaaccTATTAGGTAGTGGACTAATTATAGGACCTCTTGTACGACAATGTCATATAATTGGCAGTCACGTTAATATATAGCGGTAGTGGATAGGTGATCGCATATCAGCCGGTGAAATGAGGTTACATTTTATTACCAAAACAAGGTTGTTCTCACTTATCAATTTGCATTTAGATAACAATGACTATAAATCAATCTATTTTCTGGTTACTGACCAAATGCATTAAATCTGTCTTAATCTACTAAAGCATCATTTCTATCTAGCTCATGATTTAAATggatatatatatcttatattATAACATCACCATTTTTGGTATAATCAAGATGAGACAAGGACTATCTGCAGCTGAAGCATTTGCAACACAACGACTGATGGAACATTATGTCACCtaaattaaatgaaaacttAAGCAAATGGTGGTGGAGATCACATATTCTAGTGTGCTCCACTTTCTCTGCTAATGAAAGATGTTTTGGTCACGCCCCTTTTCCTTTAATATTTTCCCTTCCCCCTgttttagcaaaaaaaaaattgcttatTTTTGAGCTCCTGTTTAGCAACTTTTTCCCCTAGTATAATATATGCTGGGACTAACTCAACTTTTTTGAAGCAACTCGACTATGCAGGAAGCCGAGGTGCGTAAAGGGCCGTGGCTGGAGGAAGAAGACAATCAGctggctgctgctgttgctgttTTGGGAGATAAAAGATGGGATGCATTAGCCAAAGCATCaggtatatttatatatttcaatGATGTAATTGCAAATTTGGAAAAGATGAAGTCTGTATGTTTGATGCAGGGCTAAGGAGGAGTGGCAAGAGCTGCAGGCTGCGATGGATGAACTATCTGCGTCCCAATCTGAAGCACGGCAACATCTCCGTTGAAGAAGAGCGAATCATCATCGACCTCCATCAGAAATGGGGAAACAGGTGGTCCAAGATCGCCCGGAGATTGCCAGGAAGAACTGACAACGAGATAAAAAACTATTGGAGAAGTCACTCAAAGAAGAAAGCTCCAGTGATGGACAAGGGTAAGCAAAAATTTTGTATTTCCAAGCAATGTGGACTGGATTTGAGTAGATCATGGTTCTGATACGCAGAATGCACCAAAAACACTTCGTTGAGATCAGAATGCGCGACCACAACTCCAATCAAGAGCGATATATTTGATGCAACGACATCACCTTATGAGGCCAGGTTGACGGACTGGATGTCAAACTGGCCTCCCGATGACTCCCTCGACTCCAAGCTTTACAGCCCGGAATGGAGTAGTACCACGTGGGATATTTCTCTCTGGGATGGAGAATAGTTACACTACtgtaatttgtatatatatatatatcaatatcaaTTCATAATGAATTGtctcaaaagaaaagaaaattataataataataattaatcctGATGATGGAGTTTCCTAAGCATTTCATGGTAACATCACCCTTCTCCAATTTATGTCTTCTTAATAAAAAGATACATTAATCAAGAAAATAGAGGTAAATATTGTGGAGGGGCTTCAACCTGTCAACATCAATTGTCCAACTACAAATCCTCAGCACTTAGGTTTTTTGATCATTAAGCTCAAGAACTAGTCATCTGCACGATATATTCAAACCTATATAAGGTGAGCTGTTTTATAAAGTGGGATAGTTTGGTTAGACTGCTAATTAGGAAAACACTAGTAAGTGCTCAAAGTTATAGCAATATTTGCTACAGTATTGTATTAGGGTTATGTTATCGTTATAGGCGAAGTTGTTGATCTAGTATATAATCACCCACTACAAGATAATGTTTATCTTTTGGCAAACAACGGACCAGGTGGGAGACAACAGTCCTTACCAATATTCAACTAGTCATATAGTTTTCATGACTTGAAAGAAACAATACCAAAACCCTCCAcgtttttctttcaaaattatttcaCTACATTACAAAGCGTGCAACTAGACTTGTACCGTTGTCTGCATATGCcaagataattaattaaacagataaataaaaatactaaaCAACTGTCCAAATGCTTGGTATCTAGCCTACTTTGCAATAATCCTTCCAAATAAACTTTAACAACTTTTTGCAATAAACTAAGTAGAATATACTAAcgtgtaaataaaataagtatTGAGCTAATTTTAGTTTTGGGGTGATGATCGGTATCAATGCTTGGTAGTTTTGTTTTCAAGAGCAGTTTCAAAAGTAAAAGAGTCGTGGGCTTAAATTTTCTGAAGAGCAATGAAGTTCCAATGACATGAATAATTTCTGATGCAAACAGACGAGGGAGGAAAACCACATTTTCGGATTCATCCCAATCATTTGATACTTAAAAACAGAAAGAGTGATAAGGTTGTTAAAAAAGTTTTGAGAATAGAATGAGCAGAGCAAGGCCTCCAGCT is a window encoding:
- the LOC130997837 gene encoding transcription factor MYB27-like isoform X1, whose product is MQEAEVRKGPWLEEEDNQLAAAVAVLGDKRWDALAKASDEVCMFDAGLRRSGKSCRLRWMNYLRPNLKHGNISVEEERIIIDLHQKWGNRWSKIARRLPGRTDNEIKNYWRSHSKKKAPVMDKECTKNTSLRSECATTTPIKSDIFDATTSPYEARLTDWMSNWPPDDSLDSKLYSPEWSSTTWDISLWDGE
- the LOC130997837 gene encoding transcription factor MYB27-like isoform X2, translated to MQEAEVRKGPWLEEEDNQLAAAVAVLGDKRWDALAKASGLRRSGKSCRLRWMNYLRPNLKHGNISVEEERIIIDLHQKWGNRWSKIARRLPGRTDNEIKNYWRSHSKKKAPVMDKECTKNTSLRSECATTTPIKSDIFDATTSPYEARLTDWMSNWPPDDSLDSKLYSPEWSSTTWDISLWDGE